In Vibrio hippocampi, a single genomic region encodes these proteins:
- a CDS encoding Bax inhibitor-1/YccA family protein: MNDRIVSRGGIDTSALQTNKVLRNTYALLSMTLLWSALVAAFSMAMNLPRPGLIIMLVGFYGLLFLTEKNRNNSMGLVFTFLFTGFLGYTTGPILNMYVGAGMGDVIVTALGGTALAFLGASAYALTTKRDLSFLGGVLMAGFVVLLIGMVANIFLQMPMIHLAMSGMFVLFSTGVILLTTQQIVRGGETNYISATISLYVSIYNLFISLLSILGIMNND, from the coding sequence ATGAACGACCGTATTGTATCGCGTGGCGGCATTGATACCAGTGCGCTGCAAACTAACAAGGTATTAAGAAATACCTATGCCCTACTCTCAATGACCCTACTTTGGTCTGCGCTAGTTGCGGCATTTTCTATGGCAATGAACCTGCCTCGTCCCGGTTTAATCATCATGCTGGTTGGCTTTTATGGTCTACTATTCTTGACTGAGAAGAACCGCAACAACAGCATGGGTCTGGTGTTTACTTTCCTATTCACTGGATTCCTAGGCTACACCACTGGACCGATTTTAAACATGTACGTCGGTGCAGGTATGGGTGACGTGATTGTCACGGCACTGGGTGGCACAGCGCTCGCGTTCTTGGGCGCATCGGCTTATGCATTGACAACCAAGCGTGACCTTTCTTTCCTAGGTGGCGTGTTAATGGCTGGCTTCGTTGTTCTGCTGATTGGTATGGTGGCTAACATCTTCCTACAGATGCCAATGATTCACCTAGCAATGAGCGGCATGTTTGTACTGTTTTCTACTGGTGTGATTTTGCTAACAACACAGCAAATCGTTCGTGGCGGTGAAACCAACTACATCTCTGCGACAATCAGCTTGTACGTGTCAATCTACAACCTATTCATCAGCCTACTTTCAATCTTAGGCATTATGAACAACGACTAA
- a CDS encoding amino acid ABC transporter ATP-binding protein, with the protein MTQQQDYMIQLKDMNKWYGEFHVLKNINLDVKKGEKIVICGPSGSGKSTMIRCINRLEEHQAGHIFVSGNELTEDLKNIEAVRREVGMCFQHFNLFPHLTVLENCTLAPIWVKKMPKEEAEALAMKYLERVKIPDQADKFPGQLSGGQQQRVAIARSLCMNPQVMLFDEPTSALDPEMVREVLDVMVELADEGMTMLCVTHEMGFAKEVADRVIFMDAGEIIEENNPVDFFENPQSDRTQNFLSQILHH; encoded by the coding sequence ATGACGCAACAACAAGATTATATGATCCAATTAAAGGACATGAACAAATGGTACGGAGAATTTCACGTACTAAAAAACATCAACCTAGACGTTAAGAAAGGCGAAAAGATCGTAATTTGTGGCCCGTCAGGCTCAGGTAAATCGACCATGATTCGCTGCATTAACCGCTTAGAAGAGCACCAAGCCGGTCATATCTTCGTCTCTGGTAACGAGTTGACAGAAGACTTGAAGAATATCGAAGCGGTGCGACGCGAAGTGGGTATGTGTTTTCAGCACTTTAACCTCTTCCCTCACCTAACGGTCTTGGAAAACTGTACACTAGCGCCTATCTGGGTCAAAAAGATGCCGAAAGAGGAAGCAGAAGCTCTGGCAATGAAGTATCTTGAACGCGTTAAGATCCCAGACCAAGCCGACAAGTTCCCGGGACAGCTTTCCGGTGGTCAGCAGCAACGTGTGGCAATCGCCCGCTCTCTGTGCATGAACCCACAGGTCATGCTGTTTGATGAACCGACATCGGCGCTTGACCCAGAAATGGTACGTGAAGTACTTGATGTTATGGTCGAGTTGGCCGACGAAGGGATGACGATGCTTTGTGTGACTCACGAGATGGGTTTTGCTAAAGAAGTGGCAGACCGAGTCATCTTTATGGATGCGGGTGAAATCATTGAAGAGAACAATCCGGTTGATTTCTTCGAAAATCCGCAGTCAGATCGTACTCAGAACTTCTTGAGTCAAATTTTACATCACTGA
- a CDS encoding amino acid ABC transporter permease, giving the protein MAQHQFQPDLPPPSNTVGVIGWLRKNLFNSPVNSVVTIVLAYFSLSLIWYLFDWAVLNADWIGSTRDACTSEGACWVFISVRWQQFMYGFYPTEELWRPQLFYATLAIFVALLAYERTPKRVWLWLFFVNVYPFIIAALLYGGVFGLEVVETHKWGGLLVTLIIALVGIIASLPIGIALALGRRSDMPIIRSICTVYIEVWRGVPLITVLFMASVMLPLFLSEGTETDKLIRALIGVIMFSSAYMAEVVRGGLQAIPKGQYEAADALGLSYWKKTGLIILPQALKITIPSIVNTFIGLFKDTSLVLIIGMFDVLGIGQAANTDPEWLGFATESYVFVALVFWVFCFGMSRYSIWLENKLHTGHKR; this is encoded by the coding sequence ATGGCACAACATCAATTTCAACCGGATCTGCCACCACCTTCTAACACCGTCGGTGTGATTGGCTGGCTTCGTAAAAATTTATTCAACAGTCCCGTTAACTCGGTGGTGACAATCGTCTTAGCCTATTTTTCCTTGTCATTGATTTGGTACCTGTTTGACTGGGCTGTCCTCAATGCAGATTGGATCGGCAGCACTCGTGATGCCTGTACAAGCGAAGGCGCATGCTGGGTATTTATCAGTGTTCGCTGGCAGCAATTTATGTATGGCTTCTACCCGACTGAAGAGCTTTGGCGTCCACAGTTGTTTTACGCCACACTGGCTATTTTTGTCGCGTTACTCGCCTATGAGCGCACACCCAAGCGTGTTTGGCTTTGGCTGTTCTTTGTCAACGTGTACCCATTTATCATAGCGGCGTTGCTGTATGGTGGCGTGTTCGGTCTTGAGGTGGTGGAAACACACAAATGGGGCGGTCTGTTGGTCACCTTGATTATCGCCCTTGTGGGTATTATTGCATCATTACCGATTGGTATTGCTTTAGCCTTGGGTCGCCGCTCAGATATGCCGATTATTCGTAGTATCTGTACGGTTTACATCGAAGTCTGGCGTGGTGTACCACTGATTACCGTACTATTTATGGCGTCGGTCATGCTACCGCTGTTCCTTTCAGAAGGCACTGAAACCGATAAACTGATTCGCGCTCTCATCGGTGTCATCATGTTTAGTTCTGCTTATATGGCGGAAGTGGTGCGCGGTGGCTTGCAAGCAATACCAAAAGGTCAATATGAGGCAGCCGATGCCCTTGGTTTAAGCTACTGGAAAAAAACTGGCTTAATCATTTTGCCGCAAGCTCTAAAAATCACCATCCCATCAATTGTAAACACCTTTATTGGTCTGTTTAAAGATACCAGTCTGGTACTGATTATCGGTATGTTCGACGTACTCGGTATTGGACAAGCAGCGAATACCGATCCTGAATGGTTAGGTTTCGCTACGGAAAGCTATGTATTTGTCGCGTTAGTGTTCTGGGTGTTCTGTTTTGGCATGTCGAGATATTCGATATGGCTAGAGAACAAACTGCATACTGGTCACAAACGATAA
- a CDS encoding TusE/DsrC/DsvC family sulfur relay protein, producing MFTYNGIHIETDAEGYLLDHKQWQPEMVPTLAQEEGIELTDAHLEVIMFVREFYIEFNTSPAVRMLVKAMEKAHGPEKGNSKYLFKLFKKGPAKQATKLAGLPKPAKCL from the coding sequence ATGTTTACATACAACGGAATCCACATAGAGACTGACGCCGAAGGTTATCTATTAGATCATAAACAGTGGCAACCTGAAATGGTGCCAACGCTGGCTCAAGAGGAAGGCATTGAGTTAACCGACGCACACCTCGAAGTTATCATGTTTGTTCGTGAGTTCTATATTGAGTTCAACACCTCTCCTGCCGTGAGAATGCTGGTTAAGGCGATGGAAAAAGCGCACGGTCCTGAAAAAGGCAATAGCAAATACCTGTTTAAGCTATTTAAAAAAGGCCCGGCGAAGCAAGCAACAAAACTAGCGGGTCTACCTAAACCTGCCAAATGCTTGTAG
- a CDS encoding amino acid ABC transporter substrate-binding protein — protein MAKKLTLIATLVAASAAMMSTSASAADSTLDKVTKAGTLTCGVSTGLPGFSNPNSKGEWEGIDVEYCQALAAAVLGDKTKVKYVPLTAKERFTALQSGEIDVLSRNTTWTLHRDTALGLNFVGVNYYDGQGFMVKKDLGISSAMELDGASVCIQSGTTTELNLADYFRNKGMSYKPVVFDTSAQTAKGFDSGRCDVLTSDQSQLYALRINLSDPTSAVVLPDIISKEPLGPVVRQGDDQWFNIAKWTLAAMVNAEEYGVTSKNAEEMLKSTDPNIKRILGVDGPKGKGLGISDDWSYQIIKQVGNYGESFERSVGTGSPLQISRGVNALWNEGGFMYAPPLR, from the coding sequence ATGGCAAAGAAACTTACTCTAATCGCCACATTGGTAGCAGCTTCTGCTGCTATGATGAGTACGTCAGCTTCTGCAGCGGACAGCACTCTAGATAAAGTCACTAAAGCTGGCACACTAACGTGCGGCGTAAGTACCGGTCTACCAGGTTTCTCAAACCCTAACTCTAAAGGTGAATGGGAAGGTATTGACGTTGAGTATTGTCAGGCGCTTGCTGCTGCAGTACTTGGTGACAAAACTAAAGTGAAATATGTACCGTTAACTGCAAAAGAACGTTTCACTGCACTTCAGTCTGGTGAAATTGATGTTCTTTCACGTAATACTACATGGACTCTACACCGTGATACAGCGTTAGGTCTAAATTTTGTTGGTGTTAACTATTACGATGGTCAAGGCTTCATGGTTAAGAAAGACCTTGGCATTTCAAGCGCAATGGAACTGGATGGTGCATCGGTTTGTATTCAATCAGGGACAACAACCGAGCTTAACTTAGCGGATTACTTCCGCAACAAAGGCATGTCATACAAGCCAGTGGTATTTGATACTTCGGCACAAACGGCAAAAGGTTTCGACTCTGGTCGTTGTGATGTGTTGACGAGTGACCAATCTCAGCTTTATGCATTGCGTATCAACCTGTCTGATCCAACGTCTGCAGTGGTTCTTCCTGACATCATATCTAAAGAGCCTCTAGGTCCTGTTGTTCGTCAAGGTGATGACCAATGGTTTAACATTGCTAAGTGGACACTGGCTGCAATGGTGAACGCTGAAGAGTATGGCGTAACCTCTAAGAATGCTGAAGAAATGCTTAAATCAACCGATCCAAACATCAAGCGTATCCTTGGTGTTGATGGTCCTAAAGGTAAAGGTCTAGGCATCAGCGATGATTGGAGCTACCAAATCATCAAGCAAGTGGGTAACTACGGCGAAAGTTTTGAGCGTTCAGTTGGTACAGGTTCACCTCTACAAATTTCACGTGGCGTTAACGCGCTGTGGAATGAAGGTGGCTTCATGTACGCTCCACCACTACGTTAA
- a CDS encoding amino acid ABC transporter permease, whose protein sequence is MKPTTQQVASQDKPAKSANLLYNPTFRSVVFQVLAVVALGLFFYTIVNNALTNLSSRGIATGFDFLSQEAGFGIGLTLIEYDETFSYGRTFYVGLLNTALVSVLGILLATVLGFVMGIARLSSNWLVSRFAAVYIEIFRNIPLLLQIFFWYFAVLQALPSPRQSMSLGEAIFLNVRGLYFPAPVFEQGSGVVIAVFVIGVIATACIAYWAKNKQKLTGQQTPVGRIGAALIIGLPLVAYFITGMPISAEYPVLKGFNFRGGISIIPELAALTLALSIYTASFIAEIVRSGINAVSHGQTEAAMSLGLPRNRTLKLVVIPQAMRIIIPPLTSQYLNLTKNSSLAMAIGYPDLVSVFAGTTLNQVGQAIEIIAMTMGVYLALSLITSALMNLYNKKVALVER, encoded by the coding sequence ATGAAACCTACTACTCAACAAGTCGCCTCGCAGGATAAACCCGCGAAAAGCGCAAATCTACTATACAATCCCACATTCCGCTCTGTCGTATTTCAAGTGTTAGCTGTCGTTGCGTTGGGTCTGTTTTTTTACACCATCGTTAATAACGCACTCACCAACTTGTCATCACGCGGTATCGCAACGGGCTTTGACTTTCTAAGTCAAGAAGCGGGGTTTGGTATTGGTCTCACCTTGATCGAATATGATGAGACTTTTTCTTATGGTCGCACTTTTTATGTTGGATTGCTCAACACCGCGCTAGTGTCCGTACTGGGTATTTTACTTGCTACGGTACTTGGCTTTGTTATGGGTATTGCACGCTTGTCATCTAACTGGTTGGTAAGTCGTTTTGCTGCTGTTTATATAGAAATCTTTCGTAACATCCCCCTTTTATTACAAATATTTTTCTGGTACTTCGCTGTACTCCAAGCACTCCCTTCACCAAGACAGAGTATGAGCTTAGGTGAAGCGATTTTTCTAAACGTACGTGGTCTTTACTTCCCTGCTCCGGTATTCGAACAAGGCAGTGGTGTGGTGATTGCTGTCTTTGTTATTGGTGTTATCGCGACGGCATGTATCGCTTACTGGGCCAAAAACAAGCAAAAACTGACGGGGCAACAAACACCAGTGGGTCGCATTGGTGCCGCGCTTATTATTGGTTTACCTTTAGTGGCGTATTTTATCACTGGAATGCCGATCAGTGCCGAGTATCCGGTGCTTAAAGGATTTAACTTCCGCGGTGGTATTAGCATTATTCCAGAACTGGCTGCGTTGACGTTAGCGCTAAGTATCTATACCGCGTCGTTTATTGCTGAAATCGTACGTTCTGGTATCAACGCAGTGAGCCATGGGCAAACTGAAGCGGCGATGTCATTAGGACTGCCACGAAACCGCACCTTAAAGCTGGTGGTGATTCCGCAAGCGATGCGCATCATTATCCCACCATTGACAAGCCAATATCTTAACCTCACCAAAAACTCATCGTTAGCGATGGCGATTGGTTATCCAGATCTGGTTTCGGTGTTCGCGGGTACGACACTAAACCAAGTCGGTCAGGCGATTGAGATCATTGCAATGACCATGGGTGTTTATCTCGCACTGAGTTTGATCACGTCAGCCTTGATGAATTTGTACAACAAGAAAGTCGCTTTGGTGGAGAGATAA